One genomic window of Cannabis sativa cultivar Pink pepper isolate KNU-18-1 chromosome 2, ASM2916894v1, whole genome shotgun sequence includes the following:
- the LOC115719960 gene encoding uncharacterized mitochondrial protein AtMg00310-like → MGKGSKIHWKAWNNLCTSKFFGGLGFRSLVHHNQAMIAKQAWRVLSNPNSTLAAILKAKYFKHTGFYEARLGHSPSFTWSSLLWGRDLLSQGLMWKVGNGCFIRTLEDYWVLDSQFLQLIASDPPASFG, encoded by the coding sequence ATGGGTAAAGGTTCTAAAATTCATTGGAAAGCTTGGAATAATCTTTGCACTTCCAAATTCTTTGGTGGACTCGGATTCCGGTCTTTAGTTCATCATAATCAGGCCATGATTGCCAAGCAGGCGTGGCGTGTTTTGTCTAATCCTAATTCTACTCTTGCTGCTATTCTCAAAGCCAAGTATTTTAAGCATACTGGTTTCTATGAGGCTAGGCTTGGGCATTCCCCTTCTTTCACTTGGTCTAGTCTTCTTTGGGGTAGGGATCTCCTTAGTCAAGGTTTGATGTGGAAGGTTGGGAATGGATGTTTTATCCGAACTTTGGAAGATTATTGGGTCCTTGATTCACAATTTCTTCAGCTCATAGCCAGTGATCCGCCGGCCTCCTTCGGATAA